One Brevibacillus choshinensis genomic window carries:
- the glmS gene encoding glutamine--fructose-6-phosphate transaminase (isomerizing) yields MCGIVGYIGNKQAQDIIIGGLRKLEYRGYDSAGVAVINEKGLELDKAQGRLAVLEERLESQPLGGFMGIGHTRWATHGKPSDENSHPHTDAKHSFAVVHNGIIENFLPIKEELLSKGYTFTSETDTEVIAHLLADMYDGDIVSTARKAVKRMRGAYALGIMTEHEPDKLVAVRLASPLVVGVGDGESFIGSDIPAILEHTRDVYILNEGEMAVLTRGGVELMDAETGAKIDRELFHVEWDLVQAEKGGYDSFMLKEIHEQPQAVRETMGARIDQDTKRIVMPELKMTDAELAKYDRIYIVACGTSMHAGLVGKDVIEKWTRVPVEVAVASEFRYRDPIYTDNTLMIVISQSGETADTLAALREAKKSNVKVMAITNVVGSSVAREADEVIFTWAGPEVAVASTKAYTSQVVALYLFSLYLAQVKGTMAAAEVAEVVDHLQEIPAQIASLLEDAEQVRHFAESTKGVNSLFFIGRSLDYAVSLEGSLKLKEISYIHSEAYPAGELKHGTLALIEDNVPVVALATQPDIYEKMVSNIVEVKARGARVLGFAIEGNNDLAKSVDEVIYLPSTLPMLAPILTVIPLQLLSYFASVARGLDVDKPRNLAKSVTVE; encoded by the coding sequence GAATCGTTGGATACATTGGAAATAAACAAGCGCAGGATATTATCATCGGGGGTCTTCGCAAGCTGGAGTATCGTGGATACGACTCGGCTGGAGTAGCAGTCATCAACGAAAAGGGATTGGAGCTGGATAAAGCACAAGGCCGTCTGGCTGTGCTGGAAGAGCGTCTGGAATCTCAGCCGTTGGGTGGTTTCATGGGGATCGGGCATACACGTTGGGCGACGCACGGCAAACCGTCTGACGAGAATTCCCACCCTCACACAGATGCAAAGCATTCCTTTGCTGTCGTTCATAATGGAATCATCGAAAACTTCCTGCCGATCAAAGAAGAGCTGCTGAGCAAAGGCTACACCTTTACCTCCGAGACCGATACAGAAGTCATCGCGCACTTGCTGGCGGACATGTATGATGGCGATATCGTTTCGACTGCACGCAAAGCGGTGAAACGCATGCGTGGTGCATACGCATTGGGAATCATGACCGAGCATGAGCCGGATAAACTGGTGGCAGTTCGTCTGGCAAGCCCACTGGTGGTTGGCGTGGGTGACGGCGAGAGCTTCATCGGCTCCGACATCCCGGCGATCCTGGAGCACACACGTGACGTGTACATTTTGAACGAAGGCGAAATGGCTGTTCTCACCCGCGGCGGCGTCGAGCTGATGGATGCTGAGACAGGTGCAAAAATCGACCGTGAGCTGTTCCATGTAGAGTGGGATCTGGTGCAAGCAGAAAAAGGCGGATACGATTCCTTTATGCTCAAAGAAATCCATGAGCAGCCACAAGCCGTTCGTGAAACCATGGGCGCACGCATCGATCAGGACACCAAGCGCATCGTAATGCCTGAGTTGAAAATGACCGACGCTGAGCTGGCCAAATACGATCGCATCTATATCGTGGCATGCGGTACTTCCATGCACGCAGGTCTGGTAGGGAAAGACGTCATTGAAAAGTGGACTCGTGTCCCTGTAGAAGTAGCTGTTGCATCCGAGTTCCGTTACCGTGATCCGATCTACACGGACAACACCCTGATGATCGTGATCAGCCAATCCGGTGAAACGGCAGATACTTTGGCCGCTCTGCGTGAAGCGAAGAAGAGCAATGTCAAAGTCATGGCCATCACCAACGTGGTAGGCAGCTCGGTAGCACGCGAAGCCGACGAAGTCATCTTCACATGGGCAGGCCCAGAAGTAGCGGTAGCGTCCACGAAGGCGTATACGTCCCAAGTGGTAGCCCTCTATCTGTTCAGCCTCTACCTGGCACAGGTAAAAGGCACAATGGCAGCTGCTGAGGTAGCAGAAGTGGTGGATCATCTGCAAGAAATTCCGGCGCAAATTGCTTCCTTGCTGGAAGACGCTGAGCAGGTTCGTCACTTTGCTGAGAGCACCAAAGGTGTAAACAGCCTGTTCTTTATCGGACGCAGCCTCGACTATGCGGTATCCCTGGAAGGCTCCCTGAAGCTCAAGGAGATCTCTTATATCCATTCGGAGGCGTACCCTGCTGGTGAACTGAAGCATGGTACTCTCGCGCTGATTGAAGATAATGTACCGGTAGTGGCACTGGCTACTCAACCGGATATCTACGAAAAAATGGTGAGCAACATCGTGGAAGTCAAAGCCCGCGGCGCACGCGTACTGGGCTTTGCGATCGAAGGCAACAACGATCTGGCGAAGAGCGTAGACGAAGTCATCTACCTGCCATCCACGCTGCCGATGCTGGCACCGATTTTGACCGTCATTCCATTGCAATTGCTGTCTTACTTCGCATCCGTCGCTCGCGGGCTGGACGTGGATAAACCACGGAACTTGGCGAAGAGCGTGACGGTGGAGTAA
- a CDS encoding dihydrofolate reductase family protein has protein sequence MAKIVFALNQSLDGFVDHDHTAFQPDPVLFRHFIDDVRGLAGCLYGRCMYETMRYWDGDHFEWDAPEREYAEAWQSKPKWVVSRTLKSVGPNASLIEGDLAAAIRGLKAQHEGEIEVAGPELAHSLTELGLVDEYRLYLHPVVLGHGKPFFAGPRPPLRLVASDRIGERVIRLTYVPV, from the coding sequence ATGGCAAAGATCGTTTTCGCATTGAACCAGTCTCTGGACGGATTCGTCGACCACGACCACACGGCATTTCAGCCCGACCCCGTGCTATTCCGTCATTTCATCGACGACGTGCGCGGCCTGGCGGGCTGCCTGTACGGGCGCTGCATGTACGAGACCATGCGGTATTGGGACGGCGACCATTTTGAATGGGATGCGCCGGAACGGGAATACGCAGAGGCGTGGCAAAGCAAACCGAAGTGGGTGGTGTCGAGGACGTTAAAGTCCGTCGGTCCGAACGCTTCTCTGATCGAGGGCGACCTCGCAGCGGCCATACGTGGGCTGAAGGCTCAGCATGAAGGGGAGATTGAAGTTGCCGGGCCGGAGTTGGCCCACAGTCTAACGGAGCTCGGTCTCGTTGATGAGTATCGACTCTATCTCCATCCAGTCGTGCTGGGTCACGGCAAGCCGTTCTTCGCCGGTCCGCGGCCGCCGCTGCGCCTCGTGGCAAGCGATCGAATTGGCGAGAGGGTGATCAGGTTGACCTACGTTCCAGTTTAG
- a CDS encoding HutD/Ves family protein codes for MTYTVNIIPKQDQQTSRWSGGTTTQLSIYPNHADYGQRNFIWRLSSAAVEIEESEFTRLPGYWRHLMILEGELDIEHEGHHRIRLKPFEQDSFSGDWSTRSFGKVKDYNLMLAEGCHGKLEAIRLESGSTRTIECSWPEGSLVRWEAIYAAAGQMRIRMNGGRELDLAEGELLLVTSDDPNEHSVRIELAGAASAIRANLFMLS; via the coding sequence ATGACGTATACCGTGAATATCATTCCCAAGCAGGATCAACAAACGAGCCGGTGGTCGGGTGGGACCACGACACAGCTCTCTATTTATCCGAATCATGCCGATTACGGCCAGCGTAACTTCATCTGGAGGCTCAGCTCGGCCGCTGTAGAGATCGAGGAGTCGGAGTTTACCCGGCTTCCGGGTTATTGGCGCCACCTGATGATTTTGGAAGGGGAGCTTGACATTGAGCATGAAGGGCATCATCGTATCCGTCTCAAGCCTTTCGAACAGGATAGCTTCAGCGGAGACTGGTCCACGCGCAGTTTCGGCAAAGTTAAAGATTATAACCTGATGCTGGCGGAAGGCTGCCATGGAAAGCTTGAGGCGATTCGTCTTGAGTCAGGGTCCACCCGTACCATCGAATGCTCTTGGCCCGAAGGATCCCTTGTGCGATGGGAAGCTATCTATGCCGCTGCGGGGCAGATGCGAATTCGGATGAATGGCGGAAGGGAGCTGGACTTGGCGGAAGGTGAATTGCTGCTCGTGACTAGTGACGATCCGAATGAGCACAGCGTCCGGATCGAGTTGGCCGGTGCTGCATCTGCAATCCGAGCGAATTTGTTTATGCTGAGTTAA
- a CDS encoding TetR/AcrR family transcriptional regulator codes for MTKVDRRVLKSQTAIKKAILELMVEKNFDDITIRDISDRANVHRGTIYLHYMDKYDLLDKIIEEHISNLRELCHSASDMTFKEGNYVWFEYFADNHLFFSTMLNTKSAAYFRSRFLGLVVEEYKAEVDVTEGKNQGIHEDVILQFFGAAIVGAVEWWFKNGMPVPPRDMAEQTGILLDRNF; via the coding sequence ATGACTAAAGTGGATAGAAGAGTACTCAAATCTCAAACAGCAATCAAGAAAGCAATTCTTGAACTGATGGTTGAAAAAAACTTCGATGACATTACGATCCGGGATATTTCCGACAGGGCAAATGTTCATCGAGGCACCATTTATCTCCACTACATGGATAAATATGACTTGCTTGATAAAATTATCGAGGAACACATCAGCAATCTCCGTGAACTTTGCCATTCTGCATCTGATATGACTTTCAAAGAAGGAAACTATGTTTGGTTCGAATATTTTGCGGACAATCATCTGTTCTTTTCAACCATGCTAAATACGAAAAGTGCAGCTTATTTTCGTAGTCGATTCCTGGGTTTAGTCGTTGAAGAGTATAAGGCTGAAGTAGATGTAACCGAGGGGAAAAATCAAGGCATACATGAAGACGTTATTCTTCAATTTTTTGGGGCCGCTATCGTGGGTGCAGTGGAATGGTGGTTCAAGAATGGAATGCCTGTACCGCCACGTGACATGGCAGAACAAACAGGGATATTGCTGGATAGGAATTTTTAA
- a CDS encoding DUF2255 family protein, translating to MGTWSKEERNKISEADDLHISPFREDGVTYGTLTWIWSVVIGDSLYVRAYFGQDSRWYQAAVRQKAGRITVAGMTKEVTFEPIDGQINDLIDNAYRAKYNDSPYLNSMISSRARSATVKVSPRETNA from the coding sequence ATGGGTACATGGTCGAAAGAAGAACGAAACAAGATTTCTGAAGCTGATGACCTACACATCTCGCCGTTCCGTGAAGACGGAGTAACCTACGGCACCCTGACGTGGATTTGGTCCGTTGTAATTGGCGACTCCCTCTATGTACGTGCGTACTTCGGGCAGGACTCCCGTTGGTACCAGGCAGCAGTTAGGCAGAAGGCAGGGCGGATTACTGTCGCTGGCATGACGAAGGAAGTCACTTTTGAACCGATCGATGGGCAGATAAACGACCTCATCGACAATGCGTACCGTGCGAAATACAATGACAGCCCCTATCTGAACTCGATGATCAGCTCGCGAGCTCGTTCTGCGACAGTCAAGGTTTCGCCGAGAGAAACCAATGCCTGA
- a CDS encoding carboxymuconolactone decarboxylase family protein produces the protein MISKLGKTGLVSLSAAKKQAGGLGMNRAEKSQEIYKQLFGDGVPAAYATDPDFQDNLSQFIFGEVFDQGDLDMKQRELITLVVLATNQTLPQLGAHVHAALNVGLTPVEIKEAIYQCAPYLGFPKALNAVTAVNEVFRARNIALPLESQKQVEEENRFDKGLAVQVEIFGEVIAKNRENAPINQKHIQDYLSAFCFGDFYTRGGLDLKTRELLTLCIISALGGAEGQVKAHVQGNVNVGNDKETLITAITHCLPYIGFPRTLNAIACVNEMIPEI, from the coding sequence ATGATTAGCAAACTTGGGAAAACTGGCTTGGTGTCTCTATCTGCCGCAAAAAAACAAGCAGGAGGCTTAGGTATGAATCGAGCGGAAAAGAGCCAAGAAATATATAAACAGCTATTTGGTGATGGAGTGCCGGCAGCATATGCTACAGATCCTGATTTTCAGGACAACCTGAGCCAATTCATTTTTGGGGAAGTTTTTGATCAAGGCGACCTGGATATGAAGCAGCGTGAGCTTATTACCCTAGTGGTGCTTGCGACAAATCAAACCTTGCCGCAACTAGGGGCGCATGTACATGCCGCGCTGAACGTTGGACTAACACCGGTGGAAATCAAAGAAGCCATTTACCAATGCGCGCCGTATCTTGGATTCCCCAAAGCACTGAATGCCGTCACTGCGGTCAACGAAGTCTTTAGAGCAAGAAATATTGCATTGCCGCTTGAGAGCCAAAAGCAGGTCGAAGAAGAGAATCGCTTTGACAAGGGGCTTGCGGTGCAAGTAGAAATCTTTGGAGAGGTCATAGCAAAAAATCGGGAGAATGCCCCGATCAATCAAAAGCATATACAGGACTATCTTTCCGCTTTTTGTTTCGGAGACTTCTATACTCGCGGCGGGCTTGATTTGAAAACAAGGGAGCTGCTAACGCTCTGTATCATCAGCGCGTTGGGAGGTGCTGAAGGTCAAGTGAAGGCACATGTGCAGGGCAACGTAAATGTAGGCAATGATAAGGAAACATTGATTACGGCTATTACCCACTGCCTTCCATATATAGGCTTTCCGAGAACGCTGAACGCAATCGCATGCGTTAATGAAATGATTCCTGAAATTTAG
- a CDS encoding aldo/keto reductase: MQRRQKQFNETFKLSNGIEIPKLGLGIWLLDDEQAAQAVRDAVSIGYRHIDTAQAYMNEAGVGEGIRSSGVAREELFITTKVAAKAKNYEAVMQSIDESLAKMALDYIDLLIIHCPQPWKEFREENRYFEENKEVWKAMEDAYKTGKVKAIGLSNFLQDDIENILASCEIKPMVNQI; encoded by the coding sequence ATGCAAAGGAGACAAAAACAGTTTAACGAAACCTTCAAATTATCAAATGGTATAGAAATTCCAAAATTGGGCCTTGGTATCTGGCTGCTTGACGATGAACAGGCAGCACAGGCAGTGCGTGATGCGGTATCTATCGGATATCGCCATATTGATACTGCGCAGGCTTATATGAATGAAGCTGGTGTAGGCGAAGGGATCCGTTCCAGCGGTGTCGCTAGAGAAGAACTTTTCATTACGACAAAAGTTGCTGCAAAAGCAAAGAACTATGAGGCAGTTATGCAGTCCATTGATGAGTCTTTAGCAAAAATGGCACTGGATTACATTGACCTTCTGATTATCCACTGCCCACAGCCTTGGAAGGAGTTTCGTGAGGAGAACCGCTACTTCGAGGAAAACAAAGAAGTATGGAAAGCAATGGAGGATGCTTATAAGACAGGAAAAGTAAAGGCAATCGGTCTTTCTAACTTCCTTCAGGATGACATAGAGAATATTCTTGCAAGCTGTGAGATCAAGCCTATGGTAAATCAGATATGA
- a CDS encoding cupin domain-containing protein, translating to MAKYEEVKNGVIFPAGEKNEAYAHYFVGQSYLKTLIADPKVSVGVGNVTFEPGCRNNWHIHRAGFQLLLVTGGEGWYQEEGKPAQLLKAGDVIVTHDGVKHWHGAAKDSWFEHIAITAGTPEWFEPVTDEEYNKLK from the coding sequence ATGGCGAAATATGAAGAAGTAAAAAACGGCGTTATATTCCCAGCGGGCGAAAAAAATGAAGCATATGCACACTATTTTGTGGGACAAAGTTATCTTAAAACATTAATTGCTGATCCTAAAGTGAGTGTTGGCGTTGGGAATGTAACCTTTGAACCAGGATGCAGAAATAACTGGCATATTCATCGTGCTGGATTTCAACTTTTATTAGTAACGGGAGGCGAAGGTTGGTACCAAGAAGAAGGAAAACCTGCTCAATTACTAAAAGCCGGTGATGTAATTGTCACCCATGATGGTGTGAAACACTGGCATGGTGCTGCAAAAGACAGCTGGTTTGAACACATTGCGATCACTGCAGGTACCCCAGAATGGTTTGAACCAGTAACAGATGAGGAATATAACAAATTAAAATAA
- a CDS encoding Rieske (2Fe-2S) protein yields MQQTQSHPWINAGTLTSIQEKGHKLIHGGIAVFYHEEQVYAVDNRCPHLGFPLHMGSLCDGILTCHWHHARFDVCSGGTLDPWADDVPSYEVKIENGVVWVNPHPKQTNSIEKYKLRLREGLEQNLGLVIAKAVVGLVEAGVPAAEVVEVGIKFGTVYGRGWNSGLTILTAMANVLPKLDKAGTILALYQGLLHVARSSSGAAARHLLKPLPGADVPFERLMEWYRNCIEVRDTQGAERVLLTAIHQGTSLEQLSEMMLIAATDHFYLDGGHTFDFHNKAFEAIGLIGEEDTEQTLTSLVRLLANPTRSEELHQWQSPVNLVAPLKEAFAQLESLPLTESYTEISAVDEKKIMEQLLSDEPLETVKLVTEILKSGAHPAQLAQLVALSAAERIVRFHTQNDFGDWISVLHTFTYTHAVHERLRHSTHPLLIRAIYHGIISIYLERFLNIPAAKRPDGSTVPAVDTTNPERLLEILDQRQQVNEAARWTAGYLHAGGDPNALLNILGHALLREDAEFHSFQMYEAAVAEYELWTTRNDAFAAHAGETMLLAAARYLAAHAPTPREQPHIARIATRLHRGERLFEEA; encoded by the coding sequence ATGCAACAAACCCAAAGCCATCCTTGGATCAATGCAGGTACACTGACGTCGATCCAAGAGAAGGGGCACAAGTTAATCCACGGCGGGATTGCAGTGTTCTATCATGAGGAGCAGGTATATGCCGTAGACAATCGCTGTCCACACTTGGGATTTCCCCTGCATATGGGTAGCTTGTGCGACGGTATACTGACCTGTCATTGGCATCATGCACGCTTTGACGTCTGCAGCGGTGGAACGTTGGACCCATGGGCGGACGATGTTCCATCCTATGAAGTGAAAATTGAAAATGGAGTAGTGTGGGTGAATCCGCATCCAAAACAGACGAACAGCATCGAGAAATACAAACTTCGGTTACGAGAAGGCCTAGAGCAAAATCTGGGTCTCGTGATTGCCAAAGCTGTCGTCGGATTGGTGGAAGCCGGCGTTCCAGCAGCGGAAGTAGTGGAGGTCGGCATCAAATTCGGCACCGTATACGGAAGAGGCTGGAATTCGGGGCTCACTATCCTTACCGCGATGGCTAATGTGCTGCCGAAGCTAGATAAAGCAGGAACGATCCTTGCTCTTTATCAAGGACTGCTCCATGTTGCTCGCAGCAGTTCCGGTGCTGCTGCGCGGCATTTGCTAAAGCCGCTACCGGGGGCTGATGTTCCGTTCGAGCGGCTCATGGAATGGTACCGCAACTGTATCGAGGTTCGCGACACGCAAGGGGCTGAAAGAGTATTGCTCACGGCAATCCATCAGGGGACTTCCTTGGAGCAGCTTTCGGAGATGATGTTGATAGCGGCGACCGACCACTTTTATCTGGACGGTGGCCATACGTTCGATTTCCACAATAAAGCCTTTGAAGCGATTGGCCTTATCGGCGAAGAGGACACCGAGCAGACGCTGACCTCACTGGTTCGACTCCTCGCCAATCCTACCCGGAGTGAGGAACTTCATCAGTGGCAGTCGCCAGTGAATCTAGTTGCTCCGCTGAAGGAAGCTTTCGCTCAGCTGGAAAGTCTCCCTCTGACAGAGTCTTATACCGAAATTTCCGCCGTAGACGAGAAGAAAATCATGGAACAGCTGTTAAGCGACGAACCACTGGAAACGGTGAAGCTTGTGACAGAGATCTTGAAATCCGGCGCACATCCCGCCCAACTGGCCCAACTAGTTGCTTTGTCTGCAGCGGAGCGGATCGTACGCTTCCATACCCAGAATGATTTCGGGGATTGGATCTCCGTTTTGCATACCTTTACCTATACCCATGCTGTGCATGAGCGTTTGCGTCACTCGACCCATCCTCTGCTCATCAGGGCGATCTATCACGGGATAATCAGCATTTATTTGGAGCGCTTTTTAAATATCCCAGCGGCAAAACGTCCGGATGGATCGACCGTCCCCGCCGTCGACACTACCAATCCGGAGCGGCTGCTGGAAATTTTGGATCAGCGCCAGCAAGTGAACGAAGCGGCGCGCTGGACAGCCGGCTATCTGCACGCCGGCGGCGACCCTAACGCTTTGCTAAATATTTTGGGCCATGCGCTCTTACGCGAAGATGCCGAATTCCATTCGTTTCAAATGTACGAAGCGGCGGTCGCCGAATATGAGCTATGGACAACGCGCAACGACGCCTTTGCCGCTCACGCTGGTGAAACGATGCTTCTGGCTGCGGCCCGCTATTTGGCGGCCCATGCGCCAACCCCACGCGAACAGCCACATATCGCCCGCATTGCCACTCGACTGCACCGGGGCGAGCGACTATTCGAAGAGGCGTAA
- a CDS encoding MFS transporter yields the protein MPNTLSDASAQLARTRDSLSKGDGRRSRLMLPALLLPVFMAVSNAFIVNVATPSIQKGLGASFADVQFILTGYTLTFAVLLIIGARLGDRFGRRRMLFIGVALFTIASLLCGLSPHVTMLIASRVLQGVGAALFMPQVLSLIQANYTPERRGAIFGMYGATQGIAATAGQIIGGLLLRMNLWDLDWRMVFLISVLLGALILVLIPFIPESGSPDRAKLDWIGAALAAAGLLMLVYPLVQGQREGWPAGLIVSLLLSAPVLVLFAWYERRLLRHGRLPFMNVELFRHKVFTFGILVVLLLMSSQGAFFLVSAYMLQLGLHFSALQAGLVIGSMGMGYFLASLFSSRVAAKLGAHVLTVGSILTTAGYLLLSWAVRTTGVSSDIGVWIPALAVLGIGQGFVAAPLTNIVLAKVRTTDIGSASGVMTTSIQIATTIGIALIGIVWLSALGAHTGSVSAYPAAFTICLYVLAAASALILPLALMLAGRNGARRS from the coding sequence ATGCCCAATACACTTTCGGACGCTTCCGCCCAGTTGGCGCGGACTCGCGACTCCCTCTCCAAAGGAGACGGACGCAGATCGCGTCTGATGCTGCCGGCTCTGCTTTTGCCTGTATTTATGGCAGTGTCGAATGCATTCATTGTGAACGTAGCCACCCCTTCGATCCAGAAAGGGCTTGGGGCCAGCTTCGCCGATGTACAATTCATACTTACCGGGTATACTCTTACGTTCGCCGTTCTGCTGATTATCGGCGCCCGGCTTGGCGATCGGTTTGGACGCAGGAGAATGCTGTTCATCGGAGTAGCCTTATTCACAATCGCTTCTCTGTTATGCGGCTTATCTCCCCACGTCACTATGCTCATTGCGTCTCGAGTTTTGCAAGGCGTCGGCGCCGCTCTGTTCATGCCGCAGGTTTTGTCCCTCATTCAAGCCAATTATACTCCGGAACGTCGAGGTGCGATCTTCGGCATGTATGGAGCGACCCAGGGAATCGCGGCGACGGCCGGGCAGATAATCGGAGGGCTGCTTCTCCGCATGAATTTGTGGGATCTGGATTGGAGAATGGTGTTCCTGATCAGCGTCCTGCTCGGGGCTCTGATATTGGTACTGATTCCGTTTATTCCGGAATCCGGCTCGCCGGATCGCGCCAAACTGGATTGGATTGGAGCAGCACTCGCCGCTGCCGGCTTGCTGATGCTCGTCTATCCGCTCGTGCAGGGACAGCGTGAAGGATGGCCAGCAGGCCTCATCGTCAGTCTGCTCTTGTCGGCTCCTGTGTTGGTTTTGTTCGCCTGGTACGAACGACGTCTGTTGCGCCACGGGCGACTCCCATTTATGAATGTCGAGCTATTTAGACATAAGGTGTTCACGTTCGGTATTCTCGTCGTGTTGCTGTTAATGTCGTCGCAGGGCGCCTTCTTCCTTGTCTCCGCCTACATGCTTCAGCTTGGGCTTCATTTCTCAGCCCTGCAAGCAGGGCTTGTAATCGGGTCGATGGGAATGGGCTATTTCCTCGCATCGCTGTTCTCTTCCCGAGTCGCTGCGAAGCTTGGAGCCCATGTGCTGACCGTCGGTTCCATCTTGACGACAGCAGGTTACCTGCTGCTTAGCTGGGCGGTCCGAACGACCGGGGTTTCATCCGATATCGGCGTGTGGATCCCTGCTCTAGCTGTGCTCGGCATCGGTCAAGGCTTCGTCGCCGCACCCCTGACTAATATCGTTTTGGCGAAAGTCCGCACGACGGACATCGGCTCCGCATCCGGTGTTATGACAACCAGCATTCAGATCGCCACTACGATCGGAATTGCCCTGATCGGCATCGTTTGGCTTAGCGCTCTCGGAGCCCATACCGGCTCAGTCTCCGCCTATCCCGCCGCGTTTACCATTTGCCTTTATGTGCTGGCCGCCGCCAGTGCGCTCATCCTGCCGCTGGCATTGATGCTGGCGGGGCGAAACGGAGCCCGTCGATCGTGA
- a CDS encoding TetR/AcrR family transcriptional regulator, whose protein sequence is MNKESARDRILRVASELFYMEGIRAVGIDRIIKESGVAKASFYRSFATKDDLTVAYLEARDELKVEKLEKLRQLYPSSPKEQLGALIRDVTEQMGTPDYRGCPFLNAAVEFPDPDHPAHVKLLDIQRSFWSRVQELAREGGARQPEELTAQLRMLYEGFVMKRYLDKSELDSEYFRKAAELLLENQLAADNHRG, encoded by the coding sequence ATGAATAAAGAATCTGCTAGAGATCGTATCCTGCGGGTCGCCTCCGAATTGTTTTACATGGAGGGAATACGGGCGGTCGGCATCGATCGGATTATCAAAGAATCCGGCGTTGCCAAGGCAAGCTTCTATCGAAGTTTCGCGACGAAAGATGATCTGACGGTTGCTTATCTCGAAGCCAGGGATGAACTAAAAGTAGAAAAACTGGAAAAACTGAGGCAGCTGTATCCGAGCTCCCCTAAGGAACAGCTCGGCGCCCTCATTCGCGATGTGACCGAACAGATGGGGACGCCGGATTACCGGGGGTGTCCGTTCTTGAACGCGGCGGTCGAATTTCCGGATCCGGATCACCCCGCCCACGTCAAATTGCTGGACATTCAGAGGAGCTTCTGGTCTCGGGTTCAAGAGCTTGCAAGGGAAGGCGGGGCACGACAGCCCGAGGAGCTGACCGCGCAGCTGAGGATGTTGTATGAGGGATTCGTCATGAAGAGGTACTTGGATAAGTCCGAACTTGATTCGGAGTATTTCCGAAAGGCTGCGGAGTTGCTCTTGGAGAATCAGCTCGCTGCCGACAATCATCGCGGGTAA
- a CDS encoding glycosyltransferase: MKNKWMLSLLLTSALVFCMMPAVAPVQAKEVEKKDSACLSPKMVQLKGDMQKVWIDHTIWTRSYIVSAISNRQDQQAVLDRLLQNQQDIGNVIKPYYGEAAGNKLAELLREHILIAVKIVAAAKSGNQADVKRLEADWHKNADEIAKFLSAANPNWQFKTLQDMLYTHLQLITEIVLACLKGDWKGDIAATDKNEIHMIRLADILTEGIVKQFPDKF; this comes from the coding sequence ATGAAAAACAAATGGATGCTTTCCTTACTGTTAACCTCAGCGCTCGTTTTTTGTATGATGCCGGCAGTAGCACCTGTTCAAGCCAAGGAAGTCGAGAAGAAGGATTCGGCTTGCCTCAGCCCAAAAATGGTGCAACTGAAAGGTGATATGCAGAAGGTTTGGATCGACCATACGATATGGACCAGGAGCTATATTGTCAGCGCCATATCGAATCGCCAAGATCAGCAAGCCGTATTGGATCGGCTTTTGCAAAACCAGCAGGACATTGGGAATGTAATTAAGCCCTATTACGGAGAAGCAGCAGGGAATAAGCTGGCTGAGCTTTTGAGAGAGCATATCTTGATCGCAGTGAAAATTGTAGCAGCAGCCAAATCGGGCAATCAGGCGGATGTGAAAAGGCTTGAGGCAGATTGGCATAAAAATGCCGATGAAATCGCCAAATTTTTGAGTGCTGCGAACCCGAATTGGCAGTTTAAAACACTGCAAGATATGCTTTATACGCACCTTCAGTTGATTACTGAAATTGTCCTTGCTTGTCTCAAAGGTGATTGGAAAGGTGATATTGCTGCAACGGACAAAAACGAGATCCATATGATCCGTTTAGCAGACATCCTGACAGAAGGCATTGTTAAACAGTTTCCGGATAAATTTTAA
- a CDS encoding YwiC-like family protein yields MLSRERKAELIAAGEAKWRDSQGVVEHDFCEGHRRCCKDLLQLLAGLGLLCGFIVVNAGLVFLRQPKLGRQVLQTMLLFGAAACMFLAYPLGSSWQAFWLLAVVAVFSAASIWFIPRPTPPHKSETTKHTSQH; encoded by the coding sequence ATGCTCAGCAGGGAGAGAAAAGCGGAGCTGATTGCCGCAGGGGAAGCAAAATGGCGAGATTCACAAGGGGTTGTTGAACATGACTTCTGTGAAGGGCACAGGCGCTGCTGCAAGGATCTCCTGCAGCTGCTAGCGGGGCTGGGCTTGCTGTGCGGTTTTATCGTGGTCAATGCCGGTCTCGTCTTTCTGCGCCAGCCAAAGCTTGGTCGTCAGGTGCTGCAGACAATGCTGCTGTTCGGAGCCGCGGCATGCATGTTTTTGGCCTATCCGCTAGGCAGCAGCTGGCAGGCGTTTTGGTTGCTCGCGGTCGTGGCGGTTTTTTCGGCAGCCAGCATCTGGTTCATTCCTCGGCCGACTCCTCCACATAAATCCGAAACAACCAAACATACAAGCCAACACTGA